In the genome of Vicingus serpentipes, the window GCACTTAGAGTATAAAAAGGTCGTTTTAAATAATTAGCAATTATGTTTGCTAAAGTAGTTTTTCCAACTCCGGGTGGGCCCCAAAATATCATGGAAGGAATAATCCCTTTTTCGATAAAATTTCGCAAAGTACATCCTTCACCAATTAAGTGTTGTTGTCCAATATAATTTTCAAAAGTATTGGGTCTTAATCGTTCTGCTAATGGAGTTAAATTGTCGATGAGGTTTTATTTTATAATGTATATGTAAAAATAATTATAAAAAAAGAAGTGAAGAATCTTTTAGAGACTTCACTTCAATATTAAATATAGATAAATGTATTAGTTGCTAACTTTAATTTTAATCGGTTTTAAATTTTTCTCTTGATTGTTTGAATCAATTAGAACAATATCTTCGATATACAATAAATTAGGTTGATAAGTTTGAATGTTGTTTATAAATGTTTGAGGAATAGTATTTCCTGTAATAGTTTGTTCGTAGTAATTACCATTAACCGTAAAGCCTATTTTTAGAGTTTGCACACTAAATGTTGCATTACTTACAACTAACTCGTTACAATTTAACAAGTCCGTTAGAGCTATAGTGTTTGAAGTATTCGCACAAAAATTTATTGTAGTGGGGTCAGAACAATAAGAACGAATTGAAAATATAGTAGTAAATAATAGTATTAAAAAAAGTTTCATCTTTTTGAAATTTAATTAGTTATAGCTAAAATAGGTAAAAAAAATGAAGACTCTAACTTTAGAATATTTACTTTTTAAAAAATGAATTAAATAGATAATATCTGTTACATTAATAATATTTATTATCAATTAAATAATGTTTAACATAATCTTCAACACCTTCTTCCAGTGTATGGAATGGTTTGTTATAGCCAATAGATTTTAGTTTAGCCATATTTGCTTCAGTAAAATACTGGTACTTGTCTCTAATGTCTTCAGGAGTTGGTACAAAACTAATATCAGCTTCTTTGCCCATTGCTTTAAATGTGTTTTTAACTAAGTCTAAAAAGGTACGAGCCTTACCAGAACCTAAATTATACAAGCCAGAGTCTTTTCTGTGGTGTAAAAGGAACATACAAACATTTACCACATCTTTTACATATACAAAATCTCTTAATTGTTCACCATCTTTATAATTAGGATTATGAGAGGCAAATAATTTCATTTTACCAGTTTCAGTAATTTGTTTAAAAGCATGAAAAATAACCGAAGCCATTCGTCCTTTATGAAATTCGTTAGGTCCATAAACGTTAAAGAACTTTAAACCTGCCCAGAAATAAGGCTTTTTTTCTTGAGCTAAAGCCCATTTATCAAAATCATTTTTTGAATCACCGTATGGGTTTAAAGGTTTTAATTTATTTACTAAATCATGGCTATCTTCATACCCATATTCTCCCAAACCATAGGTTGCAGCAGATGAAGCATAAACTAAAGGTAAACCATGTTCAACACAAATATTCCAGATGTCTTTCGTGTAATTTAAATTAAGTTTATCAAATATGGTTTTATCAAACTCAGTAGTATCGGTTCTTGCTCCAATATGAAAAATAAACTGAACCATTTGTTGATTCTCTTTTAGCCAATAAATAAATTCTGCTCTATCAACTTTTTTAGTATAAGTTTTTCCTTCAAAGTTTTTATTCTTTTCAGTATTTGAGAAATCGTCTACTAAAACAATGTCTTTAAAACCTTCCTGGTTTAATTTACTTACTAAACAACTTGCTATAAATCCTGCAGCACCTGTAACTACTATCATAATTAATCTATAAAAATATTCTTTTCTATTTTAGGGATTATCCCTTTTTCTTGTGCTAAGTTAAACATTTGAGTAATGGCATTTTTTCCTTCCTCTCCTAAATCAATAGAGTATTTATTTACATAAAGTTCAACATGTTGCATCATTACTTTTTTATCCATTTCTTGAGCGTTTTGTTGCATATAAGTTACAGGCGATTCAGGATTATTAAATGCATACTCTATACTTTTTCGAAGCAAACGATTTACTTTTTTAAGTATCTCTGAGGGTAATTCTCGTTTAATAATAATTCCGCCTAGAGGAATTAAAGTACCAGTAGCTTTTTCCCAATATTCTCCAAGGTCAATAATTTTCTCCAATCCTTTTTCTTGATAAGTAAATCTATTTTCGTGGATAATTAACCCAGCATCTACTTTGTTGCTTAAAACAGCATTTTCAATATCAGAAAATAACATTTCTTCTTTTTTTATTGCTTCAGGATGAGCAATACTTAATAAAAAGTTTGCTGTTGTATATTTCCCCGGAATAGCAATACTCAATGCGTTGAGTGGTGATTTTTCAGTAGTTGGTTTACAAATCAATAAAGGCCCACAACCTTTTCCTAAGGCGCTTCCAGCATCTAATAAAACGTAATTATTGGTTAGATACCCAAAAGCATGATAGCTTATTTTTGTGATATCTAATTCATTATTGAATGCTTTTTGGTTTAAATCTTCTACATCACCTAAATACACATCGAAATCTAATCCTTCATTATCTATTTTATGATTGACTAATGCATCAAAAATAAAAGTGTCGTTTGGGCAAGGTGAAAATCCAATGGTAAGTTTATTGTTCAAAATATTTTAAGTTTTGGAGTATAGTTGATTAACTTCGCACTTCAAAATTAGAAACAAAAAAGTAAATAAGGTATTTATAAGCATATTTAATACCTTCTTAAAAATATTATTATGGAAAAAAAGCCTAAAAATCAATTTCTACTTCACCCTTGGCATGGCATTGAAATAGGAGAAAATGCACCTAATATTGTGACTACTTTTATTGAAATAACCCCATCTGATTCAGTAAAATATGAAATTGATAAGGCCTCAGGTTTTTTAAAAGTAGATCGGCCTCAAAAATTTTCGAATATAGTCCCTGCTTTATATGGATTTATTCCACAAACTTATTGTGCTGAAAATGTTGCTGAATTATGTATGGAGAAGTCAGAAAAAACAAATATTATTGGTGATGGAGATCCATTAGATGTTTGTGTATTGACAGAACGAAATATAACACACGGAAATATAATTGTACCAGCAATTCCAATTGGTGGATTTAGGATGATAGATAATGGAGAAGCTGATGATAAAATTATTGCAATTTTAAAAGGCGATGAGGTTTATGATGATTGGAATGATTTAGATAAATGTCCAGAATCTTTGATAAGAAGATTAAAACATTATTTTTTAACGTACAAAGGAATCCCTGGTGAAGGAGCTAAGCCTAATGTTGAAATTACTCATGTATATGGTAAAGAAGAAGCTATAAAAGTAATTATAGCAAGCCAAAAAGATTATCACAATCATTTTGAATAAAATGCTAAAAAGAATTGAAGTTATTTTTATAACTTAAAACAACATCTTTACTTATGTTCGAATGATTGTTTATTCTACCTAAATAGTTAATTCCTGTATAATTTAAAATATACTCTTCGGTCTCTTTGTTTTCATCACCATTAAAGATGATACCTTTAATTTTTAAACCTTTTTGTTTAATGGCTTCAATGCTTAATAGGGTGTGATTAATACTACCTAAGTAGTTTTGAGAAACTAAAATAGTTTCGACATCTAATTTTTTAATTAAATCAATAATTAATTGGCTATTATTTAGAGGAACCATTAAGCCTCCTGCACCTTCTATAATTAAATTGTTGGTTGTTTTTGGAATTTGAATTTGATTTAAATCAATATCAATTTTGTCAATTTTAGCAGCAGCATGTGGTGACATTGGTTGAGTTAATTGATAGGCTTCTTTATGAAAAACAGTTTTAGTATTCGATACTAATCTTTGAACTTTTATAGTGTCTGAATTTTCTAAATCACCAGCTTGAACAGGTTTCCAATAATCAGCTTCTAGTGCTTCGGTAAGGATAGCGGAAGCTACTGTTTTACCTACATCAGTACCTATACCAGTTATAAAATAATTTTTCATGAATTTAGAGATTTAATCAACGAATTTATTTGCTCGTGAGTATTAAAGTTATGTAAGCAAATTCTTAAACGTTCTTGTCCTTTTGGTACAGTTGGACTTAAAATTGGTCGAACATCAAAACCATTATTTTGTATTTGAATAGCAATTTTTTTTACTTCATCATTACCAGAAATAATAATACATTGAATTGGACTATCTGAATTAGAAGTAGGAAGATTGGATGTTAGTTTTTGAAAATGAGTAACATTACTTTTAAGCTGTTCAATTCTATCTGTATTTTGTTTTAAGAAATTGTGTGCTTTACGAATGGTTAAAATACTATGTAAAGGAAGAGCTGTAGTATAAATAAATGCCCTAGAATAGTTAATTAAATAATCTCTTAAGAGTTTGTTTCCTAATACAGCTGCTCCGTGACAGCCATAAGCTTTTCCAAAAGTTACAACTCTAGCAAATACATTATCTTGCAAATTTAACTCAGTAACTAAACCTTTTCCATTTCCATAAATTCCAACGGCATGTGCCTCATCAACAATTAAAGCAGCACCATAGTTATCACATATTTTAACTAAGTTTTCTATAGGTGCGGCATCACCATCCATTGAATAAATAGATTCTACAGCAACATATACATTTCCTGTCGATTTTTTTAATTTGGTTTCAAGGTGCTCAATGCTGTTATGTTTAAAAGAGTAGGAATTAGCATTGCTTAATTTTATGCCATCTCTAATTGAGGCATGTATTAATTCATCATAAATAATTACATCATTTCGCTGAGGAAGTGAAGAAAATATACCAATATTCGCGTTATATCCAGAATTAAAAATTAATGCTGATTCAGATTTGTAAAATTCAGCAAGAAAATCTTCAACTTCTTCTGTAATTTTATGATTACCAGAAATTAAACGCGAACCAGTTGCTCCGAAATTAGCTAACTCTTGGTCTAAAATGTGGATTTCTTTTTCAGCAGAAAAACCTAAATAATCGTTAGAGCAAAAATCAATTAATCCAGTGCTAATTTTTAAAGTCCGTAAAGCATTTTCATCTTCACGATTTTTTAATTTTTTATGGATGTAATCGTTCTGTTTTTTCATTAGAAGCTTTATTTTGTAGCTTCTTCTTTTAACGCTCTTCTTGCTGCTTTTCCTTTTTCTGTTGCTTCTACATTTCTTTCGATAATATGAGCTGGTCTGCTCCATTTTTCATTATCGTTTTCTCTAACCTCTTTGTAAGTTTCTTTTGTTTTTGGTTTCTCTCCATCAACAAAAGCTTCTTTTGGATTAATACCTAATAACTTAAACATTTCCATGTCTTCGTTATATTCAGGGTTTGGAGTAGTTAATAACTTGTCTCCTGCAAAAATTGAATTTGCTCCTGCAAAGAAGCAAAGAGCTTGACCTTCTTTTGTCATATGAGTTCTTCCTGCAGATAATCTAACTTGTGCTTTAGGCATTACAATTCTTGCGGTAGCAATCATTCTTACCATTTCAAAAATAGAAACAGGGTTTTGCTCTTCTAAAGGTGTTCCAGGAACAGGAACTAATCCATTTATTGGCACAGAACCAGGGTGTGGATTTAAGTTTGAAAGCGTATAAAGCATTCCAATTCTATCATCATCTGTTTCTCCCATTCCAATAATTCCTCCCGAGCAAACATGTATTCCTTCATTTTGAGCGTGCTCAATCGTTCTTAAACGATCATCATAGCCTCTAGTTGAAATAATTTCTTTGTAAAAATCTTCTGATGAATCTAAATTATGATTGTAAGCATACAAACCAGCTTCTTTTAATCTTCTTGCTTGATCTTGTGACAACATTCCTAAGGTGCAGCAAACTTCCATATTCATGTCGTTTACTTCTTTTACCATGTCTAACACATTATCAAAATCTTCATTATTAGTAACATTTCTCCAGGCTGCACCTAAGCATACTCTAGAAGCCCCACCTTCTTTTGCATTAAGCGCCATTTGTTTTACGGTATCAACCGTCATTAAATCATTTTTTTCAATACCTGTATGATAACGAGCTGCTTGCGGACAATAACCACAATCTTCAGAACAACCACCTGTTTTTATAGATATTAAAGAACTTACTTGAACTTCATTTGGATTATGGTTCGCACGATGCACTGTTGCTGCTTCGTATATTAATTCCATAAAGGGTTTGTCGTAAATTGCTTTTATTTCTTCTTTAGTCCAGTTGCTTCTAATTGCTGTCATAATGCTTATAATTTGAAAGACAAATTTAGTTATTAAAAAGTGGAAATTGAAAAGTTGAAAGTCGAAAGTTTGAGATAGTTTAACTTTGATAAAAAACTTTCCGAACTTTACAAGTTCAAACATTTGACTCCTTTATGAGAATTGACATTATAACTGTATTACCAGAATTATTAGAAAGTCCATTTAATGCTTCAATTTTAAAACGAGCTCAAGAAAAGGGCTTGGTTGAAGTTGTTGTTCATAATTTAAGAGATTATTCTACCAATAAACAAAAAAGTATAGATGATTATGCTTTTGGAGGTGGTGCTGGAATGGTTATGCAAATCCAACCTATTGCAGATTGTATTGAAAAATTACAAGCTGAAAGAGGTTATGATGAAATAATATATATGACTCCTGACGGAGAAACCATGAAGCAAGGAATGGTAAATACTCTTTCTTTAAAAGAAAATATTATCATTTTAGCAGGACATTACAAGGGGGTTGATGAAAGAGTGAGAGAGTTATTTATTACTAAAGAAATTTCAGTGGGAGATTTTGTATTAACAGGAGGAGAATTGCCTGCAGCAATATTAAGTGATGCAATTATAAGATTAATTCCTGGTGTAATTAGTGATGAAACATCAGCTCTTACAGATAGTTTTCAGGATAATTTATTAGCACCTCCAGTATATACAAGGCCAGAAGAATATAGGGGCAAAAAAGTGCCAGAAATACTATTAGGCGGTAATCATAAGGCAATTGAACAATGGCGTGAAGAAAAAGCCTTGGAGAGGACTAAAACTAGAAGACCAGATTTGTTAGATTAGGCAGCCTCAACTTCCTCTTTTTTACATTGCTCTTCAGGAGCAGCTCCACACAAACCACAAGGCTCTCCGTCTTTGTTTAAGACAGTATTTACACTTGCGCAAGTTTTGTCAAACTTTCCATCTTTTTTAAAAATAATTTTAACCGCCATTCCGAAAACGCCCATGGCTAATAAACCGATAACTAATAA includes:
- the trmD gene encoding tRNA (guanosine(37)-N1)-methyltransferase TrmD — its product is MRIDIITVLPELLESPFNASILKRAQEKGLVEVVVHNLRDYSTNKQKSIDDYAFGGGAGMVMQIQPIADCIEKLQAERGYDEIIYMTPDGETMKQGMVNTLSLKENIIILAGHYKGVDERVRELFITKEISVGDFVLTGGELPAAILSDAIIRLIPGVISDETSALTDSFQDNLLAPPVYTRPEEYRGKKVPEILLGGNHKAIEQWREEKALERTKTRRPDLLD
- the bioD gene encoding dethiobiotin synthase; this translates as MKNYFITGIGTDVGKTVASAILTEALEADYWKPVQAGDLENSDTIKVQRLVSNTKTVFHKEAYQLTQPMSPHAAAKIDKIDIDLNQIQIPKTTNNLIIEGAGGLMVPLNNSQLIIDLIKKLDVETILVSQNYLGSINHTLLSIEAIKQKGLKIKGIIFNGDENKETEEYILNYTGINYLGRINNHSNISKDVVLSYKNNFNSF
- the rfaD gene encoding ADP-glyceromanno-heptose 6-epimerase, with translation MIVVTGAAGFIASCLVSKLNQEGFKDIVLVDDFSNTEKNKNFEGKTYTKKVDRAEFIYWLKENQQMVQFIFHIGARTDTTEFDKTIFDKLNLNYTKDIWNICVEHGLPLVYASSAATYGLGEYGYEDSHDLVNKLKPLNPYGDSKNDFDKWALAQEKKPYFWAGLKFFNVYGPNEFHKGRMASVIFHAFKQITETGKMKLFASHNPNYKDGEQLRDFVYVKDVVNVCMFLLHHRKDSGLYNLGSGKARTFLDLVKNTFKAMGKEADISFVPTPEDIRDKYQYFTEANMAKLKSIGYNKPFHTLEEGVEDYVKHYLIDNKYY
- the bioB gene encoding biotin synthase BioB, coding for MTAIRSNWTKEEIKAIYDKPFMELIYEAATVHRANHNPNEVQVSSLISIKTGGCSEDCGYCPQAARYHTGIEKNDLMTVDTVKQMALNAKEGGASRVCLGAAWRNVTNNEDFDNVLDMVKEVNDMNMEVCCTLGMLSQDQARRLKEAGLYAYNHNLDSSEDFYKEIISTRGYDDRLRTIEHAQNEGIHVCSGGIIGMGETDDDRIGMLYTLSNLNPHPGSVPINGLVPVPGTPLEEQNPVSIFEMVRMIATARIVMPKAQVRLSAGRTHMTKEGQALCFFAGANSIFAGDKLLTTPNPEYNEDMEMFKLLGINPKEAFVDGEKPKTKETYKEVRENDNEKWSRPAHIIERNVEATEKGKAARRALKEEATK
- a CDS encoding membrane or secreted protein, which gives rise to MKLALLVIGLLAMGVFGMAVKIIFKKDGKFDKTCASVNTVLNKDGEPCGLCGAAPEEQCKKEEVEAA
- a CDS encoding aminotransferase class I/II-fold pyridoxal phosphate-dependent enzyme yields the protein MKKQNDYIHKKLKNREDENALRTLKISTGLIDFCSNDYLGFSAEKEIHILDQELANFGATGSRLISGNHKITEEVEDFLAEFYKSESALIFNSGYNANIGIFSSLPQRNDVIIYDELIHASIRDGIKLSNANSYSFKHNSIEHLETKLKKSTGNVYVAVESIYSMDGDAAPIENLVKICDNYGAALIVDEAHAVGIYGNGKGLVTELNLQDNVFARVVTFGKAYGCHGAAVLGNKLLRDYLINYSRAFIYTTALPLHSILTIRKAHNFLKQNTDRIEQLKSNVTHFQKLTSNLPTSNSDSPIQCIIISGNDEVKKIAIQIQNNGFDVRPILSPTVPKGQERLRICLHNFNTHEQINSLIKSLNS
- a CDS encoding menaquinone biosynthesis family protein, with product MNNKLTIGFSPCPNDTFIFDALVNHKIDNEGLDFDVYLGDVEDLNQKAFNNELDITKISYHAFGYLTNNYVLLDAGSALGKGCGPLLICKPTTEKSPLNALSIAIPGKYTTANFLLSIAHPEAIKKEEMLFSDIENAVLSNKVDAGLIIHENRFTYQEKGLEKIIDLGEYWEKATGTLIPLGGIIIKRELPSEILKKVNRLLRKSIEYAFNNPESPVTYMQQNAQEMDKKVMMQHVELYVNKYSIDLGEEGKNAITQMFNLAQEKGIIPKIEKNIFID
- a CDS encoding inorganic pyrophosphatase; this translates as MEKKPKNQFLLHPWHGIEIGENAPNIVTTFIEITPSDSVKYEIDKASGFLKVDRPQKFSNIVPALYGFIPQTYCAENVAELCMEKSEKTNIIGDGDPLDVCVLTERNITHGNIIVPAIPIGGFRMIDNGEADDKIIAILKGDEVYDDWNDLDKCPESLIRRLKHYFLTYKGIPGEGAKPNVEITHVYGKEEAIKVIIASQKDYHNHFE